The window GTCCCTGTAATTCACTCAATGCCATCCGCTGCCCATGCTGGTTAATAAAGGTCTGATCGCTCACCGCCAGCGCACGCGGAAACAGCATCAGGCCATCCTGCTGCAGCAGCTGCGTCTGTTGCCATTGCGGCGCATAAGCAACACCGGCACCGGCCAGCCATGCCGCAAGTAACAGTAAAAACAGTACAATCGCTTTTTTCATTAGTGCCAGCCCCTATACCCTATAGTGCCCCAAAATCTGAGACGCGGAGTATATCAGCCATAATGACCAGCCACGCAGCAACAGCCCCTTCTCTGGCTGCGACACAACGCCGCATCTGGATGCTGGCCTGGCCGATAATGCTCAGCAACATTACGGTGCCGCTGCTGGGTCTGGCCGACAGTGCGGTACTGGCCCACCTGCCTGATCCACAACATCTGGGGGCGGTAGCGATAGGCGCACAACTGTTTACCCTGCTGTTGTGGAGCTTCGGTTTTCTGCGCATGGGTACCACCGCGGTAACCGCCCGCGCCGCCGGTGCACAGCAGCAGGTACAGATTATTGAGAGCCTGCAACACTCTCTGTGGCTGGTACTGCCGGTCTGCCTGCTGGTAATGACCGCCGCGTTTATTGCCCTGCCGTGGCTGCTGCCGTTAATGGGCGGCAGCGATAGTGTGCAAAGCGGCGCAGCGGAGTATCTCAGTATTCGTCTGCTGTCGGCGCCGGCGGTACTGGCGCAGTATGTACTCACCGGCTGGTTTATCGGTTTGGGTAAAACCCGCATTCCGCTGCTGATTCTGACACTGGTCAACAGCCTCAATGCCGTACTGGATTATGTGCTGGTATTCCACGCCGGCATGACCAGCGATGGGGTTGCCCTGGGCAGCGTGCTGGCGGATTACAGCGGCTTAATCGCGGCGCTGTATTTTGCCCGCCGCCATGGCTTGCAATCACTGGGAATCCGCCCGCCACTGGCAACCCTGCGTCCGCTGCTGCGCATCAACCATCATCTGTTTGTGCGCACGCTGTGCCTGCTGCTGGTGTTTGCTTTCTTTACCGCTCAGGGAGCGCGCATGGGCGAACTGACACTGGCCACCAACGCCCTGCTGATTACAGCGCTGTTGCTGATATCCAATGCGCTGGATGGTTTTGCCCATGCTGCCGAAAGCCTGACCGGACACAGTCTGGGCCAGGCCGACAGCGGACAACTGCGCCAGACGCTGCTGCTCACCGGCCTGAACATGCTGGGACTGGCCGCCGCCCTGACTCTTTTGCTGTGGCTGGCAGGCCCTTATCTGCTCAGCCTGATGACCAGTCAGCCGGAGTTGCTGCCACAACTGCAGCGCTATCAGCACTACCTGTTCTGGTTGCCTTTAGTGGGGGTAGCCAGTTATTGGCTGGACGGTGTTTTTATTGGTGCACAAGCGAGCAGTGCTATGCGCAATGCTATGCTGGCTGCAGCTTTGCTGATATTTCTGCCGGTCTGGTGGCTGACCAGAGAATGGGGAAATGACGGACTGTGGTGGGCGTTCTACGCCTTCCTGCTGGCCCGGGCCTT of the Thalassolituus hydrocarboniclasticus genome contains:
- a CDS encoding MATE family efflux transporter; translated protein: MTSHAATAPSLAATQRRIWMLAWPIMLSNITVPLLGLADSAVLAHLPDPQHLGAVAIGAQLFTLLLWSFGFLRMGTTAVTARAAGAQQQVQIIESLQHSLWLVLPVCLLVMTAAFIALPWLLPLMGGSDSVQSGAAEYLSIRLLSAPAVLAQYVLTGWFIGLGKTRIPLLILTLVNSLNAVLDYVLVFHAGMTSDGVALGSVLADYSGLIAALYFARRHGLQSLGIRPPLATLRPLLRINHHLFVRTLCLLLVFAFFTAQGARMGELTLATNALLITALLLISNALDGFAHAAESLTGHSLGQADSGQLRQTLLLTGLNMLGLAAALTLLLWLAGPYLLSLMTSQPELLPQLQRYQHYLFWLPLVGVASYWLDGVFIGAQASSAMRNAMLAAALLIFLPVWWLTREWGNDGLWWAFYAFLLARALFAVNTFLTLWKRPQNFV